In Janthinobacterium sp. 67, a genomic segment contains:
- a CDS encoding DUF2798 domain-containing protein, giving the protein MSEALRLRCVFAFLMSLLMTLLMSAWVTWFNIGLQADFLPRWRHAFFAAWPVAFCAVMLFAPRVQLMSRSIVARLASRA; this is encoded by the coding sequence ATGTCCGAAGCCCTGCGTTTGCGCTGCGTATTTGCCTTCCTGATGTCGCTGCTCATGACCCTGCTGATGAGCGCCTGGGTCACCTGGTTCAATATCGGCCTGCAGGCGGACTTCCTGCCCCGCTGGCGCCATGCCTTCTTTGCCGCCTGGCCCGTGGCCTTCTGCGCCGTGATGCTGTTCGCCCCCCGCGTGCAGCTGATGAGCCGCAGCATCGTGGCCCGGCTCGCCAGCCGTGCTTGA
- a CDS encoding methyl-accepting chemotaxis protein, with product MDAASHVSHSQDLDLQAINTALNRVQAVIEFELDGTILHANDNFLRVVGYSLAEVQGKHHAIFCDPEYVKTAEYANFWAKLARGEFDQGEYKRRARDGREVWINASYNPILDADGKPYKVIKFATDITAGKRRNADYEGKIDAISKTQAVIEFQLDGTIIRANDNFLKSVGYTLDEIEGKHHRMFCEPEYARSEQYTQFWQKLGRGEFDAGEYKRMTKDGREIWLNASYNPILDAEGRPFKVVKFASDITALKKRNAEYEGKVSAIGKAQAVIEFDMQGKVLDANDNFLAVMDYDLSDIQDEHHRMFCEPEYAGSAEYKKFWQKLNRGEFDAGRYKRLGNHGKVVWIQATYNPILDLNGKPYKVVKFAIDITDQVNLENSIQAKASSDSRKVDALLDSVARAAQGDLTCNIVPEGGEPIDLLAGGISKMIVDLRGVIGNVVSAANGFADASNAIAERASGVAVGTQALGATVEEMNASIDGLTFSINSIAENTSNADSLAKATQQEAEAGARAVAKSIEAMDLINRSSEDIGEIVKVISEIANQTNMLAFNAAIEAARAGEHGLGFSVVADEVRKLAERSSQATKEISKLINESVKRVSTGSEISRQASDAFDKIVSGVAKTTVAISDISKAANEQLLTAREVSTAIQYIAEETEKSAANCDSIARSTDGLNERAGSLNQTVSGFVV from the coding sequence ATGGACGCAGCCAGCCATGTCAGCCACTCGCAGGATCTGGACTTACAAGCGATAAATACTGCATTGAACCGTGTCCAGGCCGTCATCGAATTCGAACTCGACGGCACCATCCTGCATGCGAACGACAATTTCCTGCGCGTCGTCGGCTATAGCCTGGCCGAAGTACAAGGCAAGCACCATGCCATCTTCTGCGACCCCGAGTATGTCAAAACGGCCGAATACGCCAACTTCTGGGCCAAGCTGGCGCGGGGCGAATTCGACCAGGGCGAATACAAGCGCCGCGCCAGGGATGGCCGCGAAGTGTGGATCAACGCTTCCTACAACCCCATCCTCGACGCGGACGGCAAGCCGTATAAAGTCATCAAGTTCGCCACCGACATCACGGCCGGCAAGCGCCGCAATGCCGATTACGAAGGCAAAATCGACGCCATCAGCAAGACCCAGGCCGTGATCGAGTTTCAGCTCGACGGCACCATCATCCGCGCCAACGACAACTTCCTCAAGTCCGTCGGCTACACGCTCGACGAGATCGAAGGCAAGCACCACCGCATGTTTTGCGAACCCGAGTACGCCAGGAGCGAGCAATACACGCAGTTCTGGCAAAAGCTGGGCCGTGGCGAGTTCGACGCGGGCGAATACAAGCGCATGACCAAGGATGGCCGCGAAATCTGGCTCAATGCCTCGTACAACCCGATTTTGGACGCGGAAGGCCGGCCCTTCAAAGTGGTCAAGTTCGCCAGCGACATCACGGCCCTGAAAAAGCGCAATGCCGAATACGAAGGCAAGGTCAGCGCCATCGGCAAGGCGCAGGCCGTGATCGAATTCGACATGCAGGGCAAGGTGCTGGACGCGAACGACAATTTCCTCGCCGTCATGGACTACGACTTGAGCGATATCCAGGACGAGCACCACCGCATGTTCTGCGAGCCCGAGTATGCTGGCAGCGCCGAGTACAAGAAATTCTGGCAAAAGCTCAACCGGGGCGAATTCGACGCGGGCCGCTACAAACGCCTGGGCAACCATGGCAAGGTGGTGTGGATACAGGCTACCTACAACCCCATCCTGGATCTGAACGGCAAGCCCTACAAAGTGGTCAAGTTCGCCATCGACATTACGGACCAGGTGAACCTGGAAAACAGCATCCAGGCCAAGGCATCCAGCGACAGCCGCAAGGTCGATGCCCTGCTCGACTCGGTGGCGCGCGCGGCGCAAGGGGACCTGACCTGCAATATCGTGCCCGAAGGCGGCGAGCCGATCGACTTGCTGGCCGGCGGCATCAGCAAGATGATCGTCGACTTGCGCGGCGTGATCGGCAATGTGGTATCGGCGGCCAACGGCTTTGCCGACGCGTCGAACGCCATCGCCGAACGGGCTTCGGGCGTGGCCGTGGGCACGCAGGCGCTGGGCGCCACGGTGGAAGAAATGAACGCGTCCATCGACGGCCTGACCTTTTCCATCAATTCCATCGCGGAAAACACCTCGAATGCCGATTCGCTGGCGAAAGCCACGCAGCAGGAGGCGGAAGCAGGCGCGCGCGCCGTCGCCAAGTCGATCGAGGCGATGGACTTGATCAACCGCTCGTCGGAAGACATCGGCGAAATCGTCAAGGTCATCAGCGAGATCGCCAACCAGACGAATATGCTGGCCTTCAACGCGGCCATCGAGGCGGCGCGCGCGGGCGAGCACGGCCTGGGCTTTTCCGTCGTCGCCGACGAGGTGCGCAAGCTGGCCGAGCGCTCCTCGCAGGCAACCAAGGAAATTTCCAAGCTGATCAACGAATCCGTCAAGCGCGTGTCGACGGGCAGCGAGATTTCGCGCCAGGCCAGCGACGCCTTCGACAAGATCGTCTCGGGCGTGGCGAAGACCACCGTGGCCATCTCCGATATCTCGAAGGCGGCCAACGAGCAGCTGCTGACGGCGCGCGAAGTGTCGACGGCGATCCAGTACATCGCCGAGGAAACGGAAAAATCGGCCGCCAATTGCGACAGCATCGCCCGCTCGACGGATGGCTTGAACGAGCGAGCTGGCAGCCTGAACCAGACTGTCTCCGGCTTCGTGGTGTAA
- a CDS encoding MFS transporter — protein MASSSGSADVRKISTKGTPITPEERKVIFASSLGTVFEWYDFYLYGSLASIIAKQFFIGDPTTTFIFALLAFAAGFIVRPFGALVFGRLGDMIGRKYTFLITILIMGGSTFIVGLLPGHASIGIAAPIILVILRILQGLALGGEYGGAATYVAEHAPEGKRGAFTAWIQTTATLGFFLSLMVILGTRLATGEKEFEAWGWRVPFLVSVILLGISVWIRLAMNESPAFAKMKAEGKTSKAPLTEAFGKWKNLKIVILALIGLTAGQAVVWYTGQFYALFFMIQTLKVDLATANVLVAIALLLATPFFLFFGSLSDRIGRKYIILGGCLIAAATYFPIFNGLTHFANPQLEAALKNSPVVVVADPASCHFQFNMTGTKKFPSSCDIATGFLSNSSVNYTKEDAPAGSIAKVRIGTKEFTSFNAVMTPDGLNFDADSKAHEAALKKELGAGIKEAGYPAKAAPEQINKPMVVLLLFILVLYVTMVYGPIAAMLVEMFPTRIRYTSMSLPYHIGNGWFGGLLPTTAFALVAFKGDIYYGLWYPIVVALATVVIGTLFVKETKDNNIYADD, from the coding sequence ATGGCATCATCATCCGGCTCGGCCGACGTACGGAAAATTTCCACCAAGGGAACGCCGATTACGCCCGAGGAACGCAAGGTCATCTTTGCGTCCTCGCTCGGCACCGTCTTTGAATGGTACGATTTTTATCTGTACGGTTCGCTCGCTTCCATCATCGCCAAGCAGTTCTTCATCGGCGACCCCACCACCACCTTCATCTTCGCGCTGCTGGCCTTTGCCGCCGGCTTCATCGTGCGTCCATTCGGCGCGCTGGTCTTTGGCCGCCTGGGCGACATGATCGGCCGCAAGTACACCTTCCTGATCACCATTCTGATCATGGGCGGTTCCACCTTCATCGTCGGCTTGCTGCCGGGACATGCCTCCATCGGCATCGCCGCACCGATCATCCTCGTCATCCTGCGCATCCTGCAAGGCCTGGCGCTGGGCGGCGAATACGGCGGCGCGGCCACCTACGTGGCCGAACATGCGCCTGAAGGCAAGCGCGGCGCGTTCACGGCGTGGATACAGACGACGGCCACCCTGGGCTTCTTCCTGTCGCTGATGGTCATCCTGGGCACCCGCCTGGCGACGGGCGAGAAAGAGTTCGAAGCCTGGGGCTGGCGCGTGCCCTTCCTCGTCTCCGTCATCCTGCTGGGTATTTCCGTGTGGATCCGCCTGGCCATGAATGAATCGCCGGCGTTTGCCAAGATGAAAGCCGAAGGCAAGACTTCGAAGGCGCCGTTGACGGAAGCGTTCGGCAAGTGGAAAAACCTGAAGATCGTCATCCTGGCCCTGATCGGCCTGACCGCCGGCCAGGCCGTCGTCTGGTACACGGGCCAGTTCTATGCCCTGTTCTTCATGATCCAGACCCTGAAAGTGGACCTGGCAACGGCCAACGTGCTCGTCGCCATCGCCCTGCTGCTGGCCACGCCGTTCTTCCTGTTCTTCGGCAGCCTGTCCGACCGCATCGGCCGCAAGTACATCATCCTCGGCGGCTGCCTGATCGCCGCGGCAACCTACTTCCCCATCTTCAACGGCCTGACCCACTTCGCCAACCCGCAGCTGGAAGCGGCGCTGAAGAACTCGCCAGTGGTGGTCGTGGCCGATCCCGCTTCCTGCCACTTCCAGTTCAACATGACGGGCACGAAGAAGTTCCCATCGTCGTGCGACATCGCCACCGGCTTCCTGTCGAACAGCTCGGTCAACTACACGAAGGAAGACGCGCCGGCCGGCAGCATCGCCAAGGTACGCATCGGTACGAAGGAATTTACGTCGTTTAACGCCGTCATGACACCGGACGGCCTGAACTTCGATGCGGACAGCAAGGCCCACGAAGCGGCGCTGAAGAAAGAACTGGGCGCCGGCATCAAGGAAGCGGGCTATCCTGCCAAGGCCGCCCCCGAGCAGATCAACAAGCCGATGGTCGTGCTGCTGCTGTTCATCCTGGTGCTGTACGTGACCATGGTGTATGGTCCGATCGCCGCCATGCTGGTGGAAATGTTCCCGACCCGCATCCGTTACACCTCGATGTCCCTGCCCTACCATATCGGTAACGGCTGGTTCGGCGGCTTGCTGCCAACCACGGCCTTCGCGCTGGTGGCCTTCAAGGGCGACATCTATTATGGCCTCTGGTATCCGATCGTCGTCGCCCTGGCGACGGTCGTGATCGGCACCCTGTTCGTCAAGGAAACCAAGGACAACAATATCTACGCCGACGACTGA
- a CDS encoding chemotaxis protein CheD codes for MSIIIDHGLPPHHVGMGQLSVGTHGEQLQALLGSCIGIGFIWKNGPCCGLAHCLLPEAPGADNALGARYVSQAVPSLLRLMGVRQADYADIDVVLAGGASMFGPRNGRLQIGRQNAEAAQKYLDQCGLHVSFCALGGRHGRQLLIDCASRSYAVTDVVTQPELIPRKEGAYGYA; via the coding sequence ATGAGCATCATCATCGACCATGGCCTGCCGCCGCACCATGTCGGCATGGGCCAACTGAGCGTGGGCACGCATGGCGAGCAGCTGCAAGCCTTGCTCGGCTCCTGCATCGGCATCGGCTTCATCTGGAAGAATGGCCCATGCTGCGGCCTGGCCCACTGTTTGTTGCCGGAAGCGCCCGGTGCCGACAACGCCCTTGGCGCTCGCTATGTGAGCCAGGCCGTGCCTTCGCTGCTGCGCCTGATGGGCGTGCGCCAGGCCGATTACGCCGATATCGACGTGGTGCTGGCGGGCGGCGCCAGCATGTTTGGTCCGCGCAACGGCCGGCTGCAGATAGGTCGCCAAAACGCGGAAGCGGCGCAAAAATACCTGGACCAGTGCGGCTTGCATGTCAGCTTTTGCGCGCTGGGCGGCCGCCACGGGCGCCAGTTGCTGATCGATTGCGCCAGCCGCAGCTACGCCGTCACCGATGTGGTGACACAACCCGAATTGATTCCACGCAAGGAAGGCGCATATGGATATGCATGA
- a CDS encoding CheR family methyltransferase, with product MSHAATLTPEVLTTLIALVRQHTGIAMTARKSILLERRLQPRLQALSLHSYQAYLERVASDRDEVPHFIDLVTTNDTLFFRTPQVWDYFRDRYLPAWARAHPGDCLAIWSAAAASGEELYSIAMLCEQFKLQTPSFRYQILASDISQQILGAARAGQYSGRSVERIRLSHPDLLRKYFTPAPSGVQVNEELRQHVSFAQHNLLEALRPARQFDLVFLRNVLIYFDAEHQETVLRQARLSLKDEGRLILGESETIARLGTGYQFEFPMIYKAGTA from the coding sequence ATGAGCCACGCGGCCACCTTGACGCCCGAGGTGCTGACGACCCTGATCGCGCTGGTGCGCCAGCATACGGGCATCGCCATGACGGCGCGCAAGAGCATCCTGCTGGAACGGCGTTTGCAGCCACGGCTGCAGGCGCTGTCCCTGCACAGCTACCAGGCTTACCTGGAGCGCGTGGCCAGCGACCGCGATGAGGTACCCCATTTCATCGACCTGGTGACCACCAACGACACCCTGTTCTTCCGCACGCCGCAGGTCTGGGATTACTTCCGCGACCGCTACCTGCCCGCCTGGGCCCGCGCCCATCCGGGCGATTGCCTGGCCATCTGGTCGGCGGCGGCCGCCAGCGGCGAGGAGCTGTATTCGATCGCCATGCTGTGCGAGCAATTCAAGCTGCAAACGCCGTCTTTCCGCTACCAGATCCTGGCCAGCGACATTTCGCAGCAGATCCTGGGCGCGGCGCGCGCGGGCCAGTACAGCGGGCGCTCCGTCGAGCGCATCCGCTTGTCGCACCCGGACTTGCTGCGCAAATATTTCACGCCCGCGCCGTCTGGCGTCCAGGTCAACGAGGAATTGCGGCAACACGTCAGCTTTGCCCAGCATAATTTGCTCGAAGCGCTGCGTCCGGCGCGGCAGTTCGACCTGGTCTTCCTGCGCAATGTGCTCATTTATTTCGACGCCGAGCACCAGGAAACCGTGCTGCGCCAGGCGCGCCTGAGCCTCAAGGATGAAGGCCGGCTGATCCTGGGCGAATCGGAAACCATCGCCCGCCTCGGTACCGGCTACCAATTCGAGTTTCCCATGATTTACAAGGCGGGTACCGCATGA
- a CDS encoding alpha/beta fold hydrolase, protein MHHLFVGRPARTMLLSSAGLLLAGCFSGCSLLPSTPATPGVPATAALPDASIAYTLSGHGGLPVVFQSAMGDGKDVWAKVVPEVAKQHRVLVYDRPGYGDSQKTTTPRDPCTIAAQQRALLAQAGLKPPYVLVGHGLGGLYQYVYARLYPQDVAGLVLLDPTHPQQWNRLQTDASTYAMLVKTRRKLMFNSTESAEFDAQTQCLQHVDMSSPLRVPAMLLVRDKFGIEEMGSFENVVRAQEKDWQRLSGAPAIERITGAGYYIQKDNPVIVNEAVKMVAKKK, encoded by the coding sequence ATGCATCATCTATTCGTCGGCCGCCCCGCGCGCACCATGCTCCTCTCCAGCGCCGGCTTGCTGCTGGCCGGCTGTTTTTCCGGCTGCTCCCTGCTGCCATCCACCCCGGCCACGCCAGGCGTGCCCGCCACGGCCGCCCTGCCCGACGCCAGCATCGCCTACACCCTGAGCGGCCATGGCGGCTTGCCCGTGGTCTTCCAGTCGGCCATGGGCGATGGCAAGGACGTGTGGGCCAAGGTCGTGCCCGAAGTGGCGAAACAGCACCGCGTGCTCGTCTACGACCGTCCCGGCTACGGCGACAGCCAGAAAACCACCACGCCGCGCGACCCCTGCACCATCGCCGCCCAGCAGCGTGCCCTGCTGGCGCAGGCGGGCCTGAAGCCGCCGTACGTGCTCGTCGGCCATGGCTTGGGCGGGCTGTACCAGTATGTGTATGCCAGGCTGTACCCGCAGGACGTGGCCGGTCTCGTCCTGCTCGATCCCACGCACCCGCAGCAGTGGAACCGTCTGCAGACGGACGCGTCCACCTACGCCATGCTCGTCAAAACGCGGCGCAAACTGATGTTCAACAGTACGGAATCGGCCGAATTCGATGCCCAGACGCAGTGCCTGCAACACGTCGACATGAGCAGCCCGCTGCGCGTGCCCGCCATGCTGCTGGTGCGCGACAAGTTCGGCATCGAGGAAATGGGTTCGTTCGAGAACGTGGTGCGGGCCCAGGAAAAGGATTGGCAGCGCCTGTCCGGCGCGCCAGCCATCGAGCGCATCACGGGCGCCGGCTATTACATCCAGAAGGACAACCCCGTCATCGTCAACGAGGCTGTCAAGATGGTGGCGAAGAAGAAGTAG
- a CDS encoding LysR family transcriptional regulator, which translates to MLDDLALFVAIVEAGSLHAAAVKEDLPAATVTRRLQKLESQLGYRLLNRSARRLQPTAEGWQYYEQCRPLVHALRQATQQLDASLSAVSGSIRVLAPVNFASGLLTPAWVSFMQKYPDIRLELELSNLLQDLVGSGADLAIRVGALDDSSLMQRRLGSASLVMVAAPGYLARAGVPRDLQELEQHELIVAEPLRTWRLRRPGDGAEMVIEPQARLRVNEMRLAVEMADAGIGILLCPLLQCRDEVASGSLVRVLPDWMPQPRHVYAVWTQRRYLPARVRVLLEHLAAFAADNPLLGEEAGVELVAPAILSI; encoded by the coding sequence ATGCTCGACGATTTAGCCTTATTTGTTGCCATTGTCGAGGCGGGCAGCCTGCATGCGGCGGCCGTCAAGGAAGACTTGCCCGCCGCGACCGTCACGCGCCGGCTGCAGAAGCTGGAAAGCCAGCTCGGCTACCGCTTGCTCAACCGCAGCGCGCGCCGCCTGCAGCCGACGGCGGAAGGCTGGCAATACTACGAGCAGTGCCGGCCCCTCGTGCACGCCCTGCGGCAGGCGACGCAGCAGCTCGACGCCAGCCTGTCGGCCGTCTCGGGCAGCATCCGCGTGCTGGCGCCCGTCAACTTTGCCAGCGGCTTGCTGACGCCGGCCTGGGTCAGCTTCATGCAGAAGTACCCGGACATCCGCCTCGAGCTGGAACTGTCGAACCTGCTGCAAGACCTCGTGGGCAGCGGCGCCGACCTGGCCATCCGCGTGGGCGCGCTCGACGATTCCTCGCTGATGCAGCGCCGGTTGGGCAGCGCTTCGCTGGTGATGGTGGCCGCGCCCGGCTACCTGGCGCGCGCCGGCGTGCCGCGCGACTTGCAGGAATTGGAACAGCACGAGCTGATCGTGGCCGAGCCGCTGCGCACCTGGCGCTTGCGCCGGCCCGGCGACGGCGCCGAAATGGTGATCGAACCGCAGGCGCGCCTGCGCGTCAACGAAATGCGCCTGGCCGTGGAGATGGCCGACGCGGGCATCGGCATCCTGTTGTGTCCGCTTCTGCAATGCCGCGACGAAGTGGCCAGTGGCAGCCTCGTGCGCGTCTTGCCCGACTGGATGCCGCAGCCGCGCCACGTGTACGCCGTATGGACGCAGCGGCGCTACCTGCCGGCCCGCGTGCGCGTGCTGCTCGAGCACCTGGCGGCGTTCGCGGCGGACAATCCGCTGCTCGGCGAGGAGGCCGGCGTTGAGCTCGTTGCGCCGGCAATCCTTTCTATTTAG
- a CDS encoding VOC family protein produces the protein MLDHVSLTVSDLERAERFYDAIFAALGVPKVGSDHANAWIGYGERSDADHPERSYFSVRLGPAPDDAPRRHCCFKASSRAAVKAFWHAGLAHGGIDLGAPGLRHYHASYYAAFLFDPDGNRIEAVCHRAEAA, from the coding sequence ATGCTCGATCACGTTTCGCTCACCGTCAGCGACCTGGAGCGCGCCGAGCGCTTCTACGATGCCATCTTTGCCGCGCTGGGCGTGCCCAAGGTCGGCAGCGACCATGCCAACGCCTGGATAGGCTACGGCGAGCGCAGCGATGCGGATCACCCTGAGCGCAGCTATTTTTCCGTGCGCCTGGGTCCCGCGCCCGACGACGCGCCGCGCCGCCACTGCTGCTTCAAGGCGTCCTCGCGCGCGGCCGTGAAAGCGTTCTGGCACGCGGGACTGGCGCACGGCGGCATCGACCTGGGCGCGCCCGGCCTGCGCCACTATCACGCCAGCTATTACGCGGCCTTCCTGTTCGATCCGGACGGCAACCGCATCGAAGCCGTCTGTCATCGCGCCGAAGCGGCCTGA
- a CDS encoding 3-hydroxyacyl-CoA dehydrogenase NAD-binding domain-containing protein, translated as MSAEYQVNGTVAVITLANPPVNGLGLATRTAAVAGIRQALADDAVKAIVITGAGKAFSGGADIKEFNSPKALTEPTLHTLINAVEQSTKPVVAAIHSVCMGGGLELALGCNYRVAAPGAQMALPEVKLGILPGAGGTQRLPRVLGLEMALNMIVSGTPVVSEKLAGTALFDEVIAPGADLLAAAVAFATKVADVRPLPKVRERKVDYPNHEAFLQFSRNTVKAMSGPFPAPLKCVDAVAAAVTMKFDEGLKYERELFMQLVQSPESKALRHAFFAERVASKVPDVPSDTPVRTIASAAIVGAGTMGGGIAMNFANAGIPVMLLETKQEALDKGLATIRKNYENTVKKGKLTQEKAEQRIALVSGTLAYADIAQADIVIEAVFEELGVKETVFRQLDAVMKPGAILASNTSTLDLDKIAAFTQRPQDVIGTHFFSPANVMKLLEIVRGKETGKDVLATALALSKKLKKTGVVSGVCDGFIGNRMIEQYSRQAGFLLEEGCLPEQVDKAVEKFGFAMGPFRMGDLAGNDIGWAIRKRRYVEKPDVTYSKTADLLCELGRYGQKTGAGWYDYKPGDRKAYPSEQVNAMIIEHSADIGVARRKISDQEIVERLVYALVNEGARILEEGIALRASDIDMVYLTGYGFPLFRGGPMFYADTVGLPNVEGTIAGYAKGRHGEAWTPAPLLVKLAGEGKGFNS; from the coding sequence ATGAGTGCTGAATATCAAGTGAACGGCACCGTTGCCGTCATTACCCTGGCCAACCCTCCCGTCAATGGCCTGGGCCTGGCGACGCGCACGGCCGCCGTGGCCGGTATCCGCCAGGCGCTGGCCGACGATGCCGTGAAAGCCATCGTCATCACGGGCGCCGGCAAGGCCTTCTCGGGCGGCGCCGACATCAAGGAATTCAATTCGCCCAAGGCGCTCACGGAACCGACCCTGCACACCCTGATCAATGCCGTCGAACAATCGACCAAGCCCGTGGTGGCGGCCATCCACAGCGTCTGCATGGGCGGCGGCCTGGAGCTGGCGCTCGGTTGCAACTACCGCGTGGCCGCGCCGGGCGCGCAGATGGCCTTGCCGGAAGTCAAACTCGGCATCTTGCCGGGCGCGGGCGGCACGCAGCGCCTGCCCCGGGTACTGGGCCTGGAAATGGCCTTGAACATGATCGTCTCGGGCACGCCCGTCGTATCCGAAAAACTGGCCGGCACGGCCCTGTTCGATGAAGTCATCGCGCCGGGCGCCGACTTGCTGGCTGCCGCCGTCGCTTTCGCGACGAAAGTGGCCGACGTGCGTCCGCTGCCGAAAGTGCGCGAGCGCAAGGTCGATTACCCGAACCATGAAGCGTTTTTGCAATTTTCGCGCAATACCGTAAAAGCCATGTCCGGCCCGTTCCCCGCGCCGCTCAAATGCGTCGATGCCGTGGCGGCCGCCGTGACGATGAAATTCGACGAGGGCTTGAAGTACGAGCGCGAACTGTTCATGCAGCTGGTGCAGTCGCCTGAATCGAAAGCCCTGCGCCACGCCTTCTTTGCCGAACGTGTCGCCAGCAAGGTGCCCGACGTGCCATCCGACACGCCCGTGCGTACGATCGCCAGCGCGGCCATCGTCGGCGCCGGCACCATGGGTGGCGGCATCGCCATGAACTTCGCCAACGCGGGCATCCCCGTGATGCTGCTGGAAACGAAGCAGGAAGCGCTGGACAAGGGCCTGGCCACCATCCGCAAGAATTACGAGAACACGGTCAAGAAGGGCAAGCTGACGCAAGAGAAGGCCGAGCAGCGCATCGCCCTGGTCAGCGGCACGTTAGCCTATGCGGATATCGCGCAAGCCGACATCGTCATCGAAGCCGTCTTCGAAGAGCTGGGCGTCAAGGAAACCGTGTTCAGGCAGCTCGATGCCGTCATGAAGCCGGGTGCCATCCTTGCGTCGAACACGTCCACGTTGGACCTGGACAAGATCGCCGCGTTCACCCAACGGCCGCAAGATGTGATCGGCACGCATTTCTTCAGCCCCGCGAACGTCATGAAGCTGCTGGAAATCGTCCGCGGCAAGGAAACGGGCAAGGACGTGCTGGCCACGGCGCTGGCCCTGTCGAAAAAGCTCAAGAAGACCGGCGTCGTCTCGGGCGTGTGCGACGGCTTCATCGGCAACCGCATGATCGAGCAATACAGCCGCCAAGCCGGTTTCCTGCTGGAAGAAGGCTGTCTGCCGGAACAGGTCGACAAGGCGGTGGAGAAATTCGGCTTCGCCATGGGCCCGTTCCGCATGGGCGACCTGGCCGGCAACGACATCGGCTGGGCCATCCGCAAGCGCCGCTACGTGGAAAAGCCGGACGTCACGTATTCGAAGACGGCCGACCTGCTGTGCGAACTGGGGCGTTATGGCCAGAAGACGGGCGCCGGCTGGTACGACTACAAGCCGGGCGACCGCAAGGCCTATCCGTCGGAGCAGGTCAATGCCATGATTATCGAGCACTCCGCCGATATCGGCGTGGCGCGGCGCAAGATCAGCGACCAGGAAATCGTCGAACGGCTCGTGTATGCACTCGTCAACGAAGGCGCGCGCATCCTGGAAGAGGGCATCGCCTTGCGCGCCTCGGACATCGACATGGTGTATTTGACCGGCTACGGCTTCCCGCTGTTCCGCGGCGGCCCCATGTTCTACGCGGACACGGTCGGCTTGCCGAACGTGGAGGGCACGATTGCCGGCTACGCCAAAGGCCGCCACGGCGAGGCGTGGACGCCGGCGCCGCTGCTGGTGAAGCTGGCGGGCGAGGGCAAGGGCTTTAATAGCTAG